The Virgibacillus sp. MSP4-1 genome has a segment encoding these proteins:
- a CDS encoding GbsR/MarR family transcriptional regulator: MDGKQKKAEELVDQAEGAVINSISETMDLYGVTPSIGRLYATMYFKHKPMTLDDMKDDLGMSKPSMSTAVRKLQDINIVQKVWKKGSRKDLFLAEKNFFQYFSLFFGDKWEREAKLNLNAINYAEEKLQQVLNDEEAGEDLRVRAEQDIQQLEDYRKYCHWLERLVQSIESGEIFEFLPMKEGDSATNDDK, from the coding sequence GTGGATGGTAAGCAGAAGAAAGCTGAGGAATTGGTTGATCAGGCAGAAGGCGCAGTTATTAACTCAATTTCCGAGACCATGGACCTGTACGGGGTCACCCCGTCCATTGGCAGATTATACGCAACGATGTATTTTAAACATAAACCGATGACACTTGATGATATGAAAGATGACCTCGGCATGAGTAAGCCAAGCATGAGCACAGCCGTACGCAAATTACAGGATATCAACATTGTCCAGAAGGTATGGAAAAAAGGTTCACGCAAAGACTTGTTTCTGGCCGAGAAAAATTTCTTTCAATATTTCTCCCTGTTTTTTGGTGATAAATGGGAACGAGAAGCGAAATTAAATCTTAACGCCATTAACTACGCGGAAGAGAAGCTGCAGCAGGTCCTGAATGACGAGGAAGCAGGAGAAGATTTAAGAGTGCGAGCGGAACAGGACATACAACAGCTGGAGGACTACAGAAAATATTGTCACTGGCTGGAGCGACTTGTCCAGTCTATTGAATCCGGTGAGATTTTTGAGTTTTTACCGATGAAGGAAGGAGATTCGGCTACTAACGACGACAAATGA
- a CDS encoding Spx/MgsR family RNA polymerase-binding regulatory protein, producing MTVTIYGIGCKSTRKARKWLEQNEIAFVERNILHKPLTVSEIHNILRMSEDGTDGIMATRSKAYKDLNLNLDELSLQELIELIHRQPKLLKSPIIVDEKRLQAGYSDEGIRQFLPRNSRLNWRMNRLNLLNVNPTN from the coding sequence ATGACGGTTACGATTTATGGAATAGGTTGTAAATCAACAAGGAAAGCAAGAAAGTGGCTGGAACAGAATGAAATAGCTTTTGTGGAGAGGAATATTTTACATAAACCTCTAACTGTAAGTGAGATTCATAATATTTTGCGCATGTCAGAAGATGGGACCGATGGAATTATGGCCACACGGTCTAAGGCATATAAAGACTTGAATCTTAATCTTGATGAATTATCACTTCAGGAGCTCATTGAATTGATTCACAGACAACCGAAGTTACTTAAAAGTCCTATTATTGTTGATGAAAAAAGATTGCAGGCAGGCTATAGTGATGAGGGGATCCGACAGTTCCTCCCCAGGAATTCCCGTTTAAACTGGAGGATGAACCGTTTGAACCTGCTTAATGTTAACCCAACTAATTAA